From the Niveibacterium microcysteis genome, the window TGGCGGACATCATCAGATAGCCAATGCCAAGGTTCGAGGCGACGGTTTCGGAGATGACCGAGCCGACAAAGGCGAGCGTGATCGCCACCTTCAGCGAGGCAAAGAAGTAAGGCATCGCGCGCGGCAGCCCAACCTTGCGCAGGATGTCCAGCCGCGATGCGCCGAGCGAGCGCAGCACGTCTTCCAGTTCCGGCTCCAGCGTCGCCAGCCCGGTCGCCACGTTCACCACCACCGGGAAAAAGGAGATCAGGAAAGCGGTGAGGATCGCCGGCACCGTCCCGATGCCGAACCACACCACCAGCACCGGCACGAAGGCGACCTTTGGGATGCTGTTGAAGCCCACCAGCATCGGGTAGAGCGCCTTGTAGACCAACGGTGAGGAGCCCACCACCGCGCCGACCACCAGCCCCACCACCACTGCCAGTGCGAAGCCGACCAGGGTGGTGAAGAAGGTTTGCGTCGCGTGCTCGAAGATCGGCCCCGCGGTAGCAAGGCCGGCCTTGAACACCGCGCTGGGTGCCGGCATGAGGAATTCGGGCACCGCGAAGCTCACGCACATGCCTTCCCACATGATGAGGATGAACAGGGTGACCGCCCATGGGGCGAGCCGCATCAGGGTCTTCTGGCGAATGGCCATTGCGCTGCCTCAGTGCTTTCGGACGTGGCCGATGTGCTCACGCAAGGCGTGCACATGGCTGGCAAAGTGGTCGGTGTAGGTCAGATCCAGATCGCGCGGGCGCGCCAGGTCGATTTCTCGCCGGACGAGGATGCGGCCGGGGCGCGCGCTCATCACGTACACCGTATCGGCAAGGAAGACTGCCTCGCGCAGATCGTGAGTCACCAGAATCACCGTGAAGGGCTGCGTCTGCCAGAGGTCGCGCAACATGCACCACAGCTCTTCGCGGGTAAAGGCATCGAGCGCACCGAAGGGTTCGTCGAGCATCAGCAGGCGCGGTTTGTGGATCAGCGCGCGGCAGATCGAAGCACGCTGCTGCATGCCGCCGGAAAGCTCCCACGGAAACTTGTCTTCGCAGCCCGCGAGGCCCACTGCAGCCAATTGCGCGCGCGCACGCTGCTCGAATTCGGCGCGGTGGCTGCGCAGTTCGCTGCGGTAAGGCTCGACGATCTCCATCGGCAGCATGACGTTCTGCAATGTGGTTCGCCAGGGCAGCAGGTTCGCTGCCTGAAAGGCCATGCCCACCAAGTTGAGCGGCCCGCCCACCTGACGGCCATTCACATAGACATAGCCGTCGTTGGGCAAGCGCAAACCGGAGACGAGCTTCATCAGTGTCGATTTGCCGCAACCGGATGGCCCGA encodes:
- a CDS encoding ABC transporter permease; the protein is MAIRQKTLMRLAPWAVTLFILIMWEGMCVSFAVPEFLMPAPSAVFKAGLATAGPIFEHATQTFFTTLVGFALAVVVGLVVGAVVGSSPLVYKALYPMLVGFNSIPKVAFVPVLVVWFGIGTVPAILTAFLISFFPVVVNVATGLATLEPELEDVLRSLGASRLDILRKVGLPRAMPYFFASLKVAITLAFVGSVISETVASNLGIGYLMMSASSSMNMPLVFAGLIVIGAMGVVMYELFAALERRLTGWAHRGAGAAL
- a CDS encoding ABC transporter ATP-binding protein gives rise to the protein MSFVRFENVSLAYTDDGPRAIEDVNLDVREGEFVAVVGPSGCGKSTLMKLVSGLRLPNDGYVYVNGRQVGGPLNLVGMAFQAANLLPWRTTLQNVMLPMEIVEPYRSELRSHRAEFEQRARAQLAAVGLAGCEDKFPWELSGGMQQRASICRALIHKPRLLMLDEPFGALDAFTREELWCMLRDLWQTQPFTVILVTHDLREAVFLADTVYVMSARPGRILVRREIDLARPRDLDLTYTDHFASHVHALREHIGHVRKH